A stretch of the bacterium genome encodes the following:
- a CDS encoding MraY family glycosyltransferase, with amino-acid sequence MTLLLTYAAVFATGVAVSLVLTPIVRALARRIGAMDFPSHRKVHSKPIPSLGGIAIIAAFGISALLGLQLCPDPSNALARKLTGMFIGCLIVMGVGIYDDIKGLRPTLKLVGQIIASIVLILYGFGIEKFTSPLSQTGSIAVPAAVGVMLTVLWVVGLTNSVNLIDGLDGLAAGVVFIASLTLMSVTIYRGDYQIGLLSVAVAGAVLGFLKFNFFPASIFMGDTGSMCLGFIFAAMSLLGASKSTVAVALLVPITSMAVPLMDTGLAFLRRLFRGTHPFKADREHLHHRLLTLGLSQRQAVVLIYFVSAYLGVIAFITVLIPFKYSFLILIILAMGLILALKTLAYLEKHVAAVRDNSPKESAEHPSSGAF; translated from the coding sequence ATGACCCTCTTACTGACATACGCAGCGGTCTTTGCGACCGGCGTCGCCGTCTCTCTCGTGCTCACGCCCATTGTCAGGGCGCTGGCGAGGCGCATTGGCGCCATGGACTTTCCTAGCCATAGAAAGGTCCATTCAAAACCTATCCCGTCGCTCGGCGGCATCGCGATAATCGCCGCGTTTGGCATCTCGGCGCTGCTCGGCCTTCAGCTGTGCCCTGATCCCAGCAACGCGCTCGCACGCAAGCTGACCGGCATGTTCATCGGATGCCTCATCGTGATGGGTGTGGGCATCTACGACGACATCAAGGGTTTGCGACCTACCTTGAAACTCGTGGGGCAGATTATCGCATCAATCGTGCTCATTCTCTACGGGTTCGGCATAGAGAAGTTCACCTCTCCGCTTTCGCAGACCGGCTCAATCGCCGTCCCCGCTGCCGTCGGAGTGATGCTCACCGTGCTTTGGGTTGTCGGTTTGACTAACTCGGTGAACCTAATCGATGGACTCGACGGTCTCGCAGCGGGCGTCGTCTTCATAGCGTCGCTGACTTTGATGTCCGTTACAATTTACAGGGGTGATTATCAGATCGGCTTGCTCTCCGTCGCGGTCGCAGGCGCCGTCCTCGGCTTCCTCAAATTCAACTTCTTTCCCGCAAGCATCTTCATGGGCGATACGGGAAGTATGTGCCTCGGCTTCATCTTTGCGGCCATGTCCCTGCTCGGAGCGTCCAAGAGCACCGTCGCTGTCGCCCTGCTCGTCCCAATCACCTCAATGGCGGTTCCGCTGATGGACACGGGACTCGCCTTTCTCAGAAGGCTCTTTCGCGGAACTCACCCCTTCAAGGCCGACCGCGAGCACCTACATCACAGGCTCCTTACGCTTGGCCTCTCCCAGCGACAGGCCGTTGTCCTTATCTACTTTGTCTCAGCATACCTCGGCGTTATCGCTTTCATAACGGTTCTCATTCCGTTCAAATACAGTTTTTTAATCCTCATCATTCTTGCAATGGGCCTCATCCTAGCGCTGAAGACGCTTGCCTACCTTGAGAAACATGTCGCCGCGGTCCGGGACAACTCACCAAAAGAATCGGCGGAGCACCCTTCTAGTGGGGCGTTCTGA